A window of Synechococcus sp. MEDNS5 contains these coding sequences:
- a CDS encoding calcium:proton antiporter — translation MNRISRNSINLLKSNYGTTWSLLLLPAMAAAVIKPPSPESTLDLLLRFLAYGIALVPLARVISILVDQLSGYLGDRYSGVVSVGLGNLVELVVSITALASGLYSLVVISVAGAVITNCLLVLGISTFVAGRREQHVQIDARSTNLQARQLMLSLLFLAVPTIFSLGKGLNPMEGTNQLDNFAVYSLVVAVMILLYYVLSFVLQLGTHRSFFSRSQDQQPLPIAAVVTVAGSNSRHGIGAILIAMLVVSSAVVLVSDPLVETLEVLLKNSPLGELFIGLILLPLFGSTAEGVISIGAAAKGRMDLAITSTLESSGQLLMFVLPMLVLLGWPMGRYLHLSVPLMALGCTGFAVVAVHWITENNQLDWYEGIQLITLYGVIVLGTLLL, via the coding sequence ATGAATCGCATTTCGCGCAACTCCATCAACCTGCTGAAGAGCAATTACGGCACCACCTGGTCCTTGCTCCTGCTTCCAGCCATGGCTGCGGCGGTCATCAAACCACCATCGCCCGAAAGCACCCTGGATCTGCTTCTGCGCTTTCTGGCATATGGAATTGCTTTGGTTCCCCTCGCCAGGGTGATCTCCATCCTCGTGGATCAACTGAGCGGATACCTCGGCGATCGCTACAGCGGCGTGGTGAGTGTGGGCCTGGGGAATCTGGTGGAACTGGTGGTAAGCATCACAGCCCTCGCCAGCGGTTTGTACAGCCTTGTGGTGATCTCCGTTGCCGGAGCGGTGATCACGAACTGTCTCCTGGTGTTGGGAATCAGCACCTTCGTGGCAGGCCGCCGGGAACAGCATGTTCAGATCGACGCCCGCAGCACCAACTTGCAGGCTCGCCAATTGATGCTGAGCCTTCTGTTTCTGGCGGTGCCGACCATCTTCAGCCTCGGCAAAGGACTGAATCCGATGGAAGGCACCAATCAGCTGGACAACTTTGCGGTGTACTCGCTTGTGGTGGCCGTGATGATTCTTCTGTATTACGTGCTGTCCTTCGTGCTGCAGCTGGGAACCCACCGATCCTTTTTCAGCCGCTCCCAGGATCAGCAGCCCTTGCCGATTGCTGCGGTGGTGACAGTGGCAGGAAGCAATTCACGCCACGGCATCGGAGCCATCCTGATCGCCATGTTGGTGGTGAGTAGCGCCGTGGTGCTGGTGTCCGATCCGCTAGTAGAGACACTTGAAGTTCTGCTCAAAAACAGTCCACTGGGTGAACTCTTCATCGGATTGATCCTGCTGCCGCTGTTCGGTTCCACCGCGGAAGGGGTGATCTCCATTGGTGCCGCCGCAAAAGGTCGTATGGATCTAGCGATCACCAGCACCCTCGAATCCAGCGGCCAGCTGTTGATGTTCGTTTTACCGATGTTGGTGCTCTTGGGCTGGCCCATGGGTCGATATCTCCATCTGAGCGTGCCACTGATGGCCCTTGGCTGCACAGGATTCGCTGTTGTGGCCGTGCACTGGATCACGGAAAACAATCAACTGGATTGGTATGAGGGAATTCAGCTGATCACACTTTATGGAGTCATCGTGCTTGGCACTCTTCTTCTGTAA
- a CDS encoding cytochrome B6, protein MANPLSFTTIGFTTAGDAADGLLFGWEIATVQKWALIYLGVSLLAFVVVWLVGALRTRP, encoded by the coding sequence ATGGCCAATCCTTTGAGCTTCACCACGATTGGCTTCACCACAGCTGGCGATGCGGCGGATGGTCTTTTGTTCGGTTGGGAGATCGCCACGGTTCAGAAGTGGGCGCTGATTTATCTGGGGGTGTCGCTTCTGGCTTTTGTCGTGGTTTGGCTTGTGGGAGCCCTCAGGACCAGGCCATGA
- the purT gene encoding formate-dependent phosphoribosylglycinamide formyltransferase, with protein MTTLPATILLLGSGELGKEVAIAAQRLGCHVIACDRYADAPAMQVADESEVLAMTDRAALLEVVRRHRPTVVIPEIEALAVNALAELEDEGITVIPTARATAVTMNRDRIRDLAAGELALRTARFAYAASAEELQAEAPALGWPVVVKPVMSSSGKGQSVVDRPEGLNEAWEAAMANARGTSTHVIVEEFLRFDLEITLLTIRQKDGSTVFCPPIGHEQARGDYQCSWQPAALSDKQLSEAKAMARTVTDNLGGAGLFGVEFFLCGDEVIFSELSPRPHDTGLVTLISQNLSEFELHLRAVLGLPIPAIRCADAAASRVILADRHGSRVTYSGMEEALKENETSVFLFGKRDARPGRRMGVALARGEHQAEARAKADRSAAAIRLQIED; from the coding sequence ATGACGACGTTGCCAGCCACGATTTTGCTGTTGGGGAGCGGTGAACTGGGCAAAGAGGTGGCCATCGCCGCCCAGCGCCTGGGATGCCATGTGATCGCCTGCGATCGCTACGCCGATGCTCCTGCCATGCAGGTGGCCGATGAGTCAGAGGTGCTGGCAATGACCGACCGCGCAGCATTGCTGGAGGTGGTCCGCCGGCACCGGCCCACTGTTGTGATTCCGGAAATCGAAGCGCTGGCGGTGAATGCCCTCGCTGAACTGGAGGATGAGGGAATCACCGTGATTCCGACGGCACGTGCAACAGCCGTCACCATGAATCGCGATCGCATCCGTGATCTCGCCGCTGGTGAACTGGCCTTACGCACAGCGCGCTTCGCCTATGCCGCCAGTGCTGAAGAACTGCAAGCTGAAGCCCCGGCCCTCGGCTGGCCTGTGGTGGTGAAACCAGTGATGAGCTCCTCCGGCAAAGGCCAAAGCGTTGTGGATAGACCGGAGGGACTGAATGAGGCCTGGGAGGCGGCCATGGCCAATGCCCGGGGAACGTCCACCCACGTGATTGTGGAGGAATTTCTGCGCTTCGATCTGGAAATCACCCTTCTCACCATCCGTCAGAAGGATGGCTCCACAGTGTTCTGCCCGCCCATCGGACATGAACAGGCCCGAGGCGATTACCAATGCAGCTGGCAACCAGCTGCTCTCAGCGACAAACAGCTGAGTGAGGCCAAGGCCATGGCACGCACCGTGACGGACAACCTCGGTGGCGCTGGACTGTTCGGTGTGGAATTCTTTCTCTGTGGAGACGAAGTGATTTTCTCGGAGCTTTCACCCCGCCCCCATGACACGGGCCTGGTGACCTTGATCAGCCAGAACCTCAGCGAATTCGAATTGCACCTGCGCGCGGTGCTGGGGTTGCCGATCCCAGCGATCCGCTGCGCCGATGCCGCAGCCAGCCGCGTCATCCTGGCCGACAGGCACGGCAGCCGAGTGACCTACAGCGGCATGGAAGAGGCACTCAAAGAAAACGAAACCAGTGTGTTTCTATTCGGCAAACGCGACGCCCGGCCGGGACGGCGGATGGGGGTGGCGTTGGCCCGAGGCGAACATCAGGCCGAGGCCCGTGCCAAGGCAGACCGCAGTGCTGCAGCCATACGCCTTCAGATCGAAGACTGA